One stretch of Patescibacteria group bacterium DNA includes these proteins:
- the rpmC gene encoding 50S ribosomal protein L29, translating to MEIKELKEKKENDLHRLLAETRDKLRELRFKDANKQLKNIREIREGKKTVAKILTLFNSKKDIEETSKDDDKDKVND from the coding sequence ATGGAGATTAAAGAATTAAAGGAAAAAAAAGAAAACGATTTACATAGACTTTTAGCTGAAACTAGAGACAAGCTAAGAGAGCTAAGGTTTAAAGATGCGAATAAACAATTAAAAAATATTAGAGAAATTAGAGAAGGTAAAAAAACAGTTGCAAAAATATTAACATTGTTTAATTCAAAGAAAGATATAGAAGAAACATCAAAAGATGACGATAAAGACAAGGTGAATGATTAG
- the rplP gene encoding 50S ribosomal protein L16, whose protein sequence is MLMPKKTKYRKSHAPKRGGKATRKMKVSFGSFGLQSKEAHWITSRQIEAARRVMTRFTKRGGKIWIRIFPDRPRTQKGGEIPMGKGKGAVDHYVAVVKAGTMLFEMDGVENDMAKEAMEKAAHKLPVKCKFIAKD, encoded by the coding sequence ATGTTGATGCCAAAAAAAACTAAATATAGAAAGTCGCATGCTCCAAAAAGAGGAGGCAAGGCAACAAGAAAAATGAAAGTAAGTTTTGGAAGCTTTGGTCTTCAATCAAAAGAAGCCCACTGGATAACATCAAGACAAATTGAAGCTGCCAGGAGAGTTATGACTAGATTTACAAAAAGAGGCGGTAAGATTTGGATTAGAATTTTTCCAGATAGACCAAGAACTCAAAAAGGTGGAGAAATCCCTATGGGTAAAGGTAAGGGCGCGGTTGACCATTATGTAGCCGTTGTTAAGGCCGGAACAATGCTTTTTGAAATGGATGGTGTTGAGAATGACATGGCAAAAGAAGCCATGGAAAAAGCCGCTCATAAACTTCCTGTTAAGTGTAAATTTATTGCTAAAGATTAA
- the rpsC gene encoding 30S ribosomal protein S3 has product MGKKINPKIFRISITKAWTSKWFNVGQTYSKNLEQDVRVKRFLLHELREAGVDKVEVERSAKKIGVSIHTAKPGVIIGRGGTGAEDLKKKIHAKFLKNFRLGDINLNIFEVDRPSLSSQIVLQQMALEIEKRMPFRRVMKQAISRVERAGALGVKVQVAGRLNGAEIARSEKLSSGKVPLHTLRADIDYSRGVARTTFGAIGIKVWIYKGTVFEKGSETAKGEVIGKKK; this is encoded by the coding sequence ATGGGTAAAAAAATTAATCCAAAAATATTTAGAATATCAATCACCAAAGCTTGGACATCAAAATGGTTCAACGTGGGACAAACATATTCAAAAAATCTTGAGCAAGACGTTAGAGTAAAAAGATTTTTACTTCATGAGCTAAGAGAAGCCGGTGTTGATAAGGTGGAAGTTGAGAGAAGTGCTAAAAAAATTGGTGTTTCAATCCACACTGCAAAACCAGGAGTTATTATTGGGAGAGGAGGAACTGGTGCTGAGGATTTGAAAAAGAAAATACACGCTAAATTTTTAAAAAATTTCAGATTAGGGGATATTAATTTAAATATTTTTGAGGTAGATAGACCAAGTCTTTCATCACAAATTGTGTTGCAACAAATGGCCCTAGAGATAGAGAAAAGAATGCCATTTAGAAGAGTTATGAAACAAGCAATTTCAAGAGTCGAGAGAGCTGGAGCCCTAGGTGTTAAGGTTCAGGTTGCCGGGAGACTAAACGGAGCAGAAATTGCCAGAAGTGAGAAATTGTCTTCAGGAAAAGTTCCCCTGCATACCCTGAGAGCTGATATTGATTACTCTCGTGGAGTAGCTAGAACTACTTTTGGAGCTATTGGGATTAAGGTTTGGATTTACAAAGGAACAGTATTTGAAAAAGGGTCTGAAACCGCCAAAGGGGAAGTAATTGGAAAAAAGAAATAA
- the rpsS gene encoding 30S ribosomal protein S19, with protein MSRSLKKGPYINERLQKKVVAMNPGDKTVLKVWDRSSTVTPEMVGFTFGVHNGKAHSLVYVTENMVGHKLGEFAPTRKFVSHGGKMAKAQK; from the coding sequence ATGTCAAGAAGTTTAAAAAAAGGACCATATATCAACGAAAGATTACAAAAAAAAGTTGTAGCGATGAATCCTGGTGATAAAACTGTACTGAAAGTTTGGGATAGATCAAGTACAGTAACTCCGGAAATGGTTGGTTTCACTTTTGGTGTTCACAATGGAAAGGCTCATTCACTTGTTTATGTGACTGAAAACATGGTTGGACATAAGTTAGGAGAATTTGCACCTACTAGAAAATTTGTTAGCCACGGTGGTAAAATGGCAAAAGCTCAGAAATAA
- the rplB gene encoding 50S ribosomal protein L2, translated as MGIKKVKPTTPGRRSATFDDFADITKTTPEKRLVIPKKKTGGRNNQGKITIRHRGGGAKRAVRIVDMKRDKLDIPAKVVAIEYDPNRGARLALLNYADGEKRYIIKPTKTQVGDEILSSSNKITIKDGNAMPLKYIPAGVPVSCVEIEPGHGAKLARGAGNALHVMGVEGKFAQLKLPSGEIRLVKKEAMCTIGRVSNVDKRHIKLGSAGRKRHLGIRPTVRGSAMNPVDHPHGGGEGNQSIGLKHPKTPWGKPALGVKTRRKSKSSDKLIIQRRKKKK; from the coding sequence ATGGGTATTAAAAAAGTAAAACCAACTACACCAGGAAGAAGAAGTGCAACCTTCGATGATTTTGCTGATATAACGAAAACAACTCCTGAAAAAAGATTAGTTATTCCAAAGAAAAAAACTGGAGGAAGGAACAATCAAGGGAAGATAACTATCAGACATAGAGGTGGCGGAGCTAAAAGAGCAGTTAGAATTGTTGACATGAAAAGAGACAAATTGGATATTCCTGCTAAAGTAGTTGCTATTGAATATGACCCAAACAGAGGGGCTAGATTAGCCCTTCTTAATTATGCAGATGGTGAAAAAAGATATATTATAAAACCAACCAAAACACAAGTTGGAGATGAAATATTAAGTTCAAGCAATAAAATTACCATCAAAGATGGTAATGCAATGCCACTTAAATATATTCCAGCTGGTGTTCCTGTAAGTTGTGTTGAAATCGAACCAGGACATGGAGCAAAATTAGCTCGTGGTGCAGGGAATGCACTACATGTTATGGGAGTAGAAGGAAAATTTGCCCAATTAAAACTACCTTCAGGAGAAATTAGACTTGTTAAGAAAGAAGCGATGTGTACTATTGGACGAGTTTCAAATGTTGATAAGAGGCATATTAAATTAGGTTCAGCTGGTAGAAAGAGACATCTTGGAATAAGACCAACTGTTCGTGGTTCTGCTATGAATCCAGTTGATCATCCACATGGAGGTGGTGAAGGCAACCAATCTATTGGTCTTAAACATCCAAAGACTCCATGGGGTAAGCCAGCATTGGGTGTTAAAACTAGAAGGAAATCAAAATCTTCAGATAAACTAATTATCCAGAGAAGAAAGAAAAAGAAATAA
- the rplW gene encoding 50S ribosomal protein L23, with protein MGIFKKADEKNDDKESAAKKTTKSTEKKESKKESMKDLYSASEKQVKKTDKEKVHGNAYKILVKPLITEKASIEGALGKYTFEVAINTNKVEVAKSFEEVYGIKPTAINVIKMEGKKVRHGKSIGRRKDWKKAIVTLPKGKTINLYEGV; from the coding sequence ATGGGAATTTTTAAAAAAGCGGACGAGAAAAATGACGACAAGGAGTCAGCTGCAAAAAAAACAACTAAATCTACTGAAAAAAAAGAGAGCAAGAAAGAGTCTATGAAAGATTTGTATTCTGCTTCAGAAAAGCAGGTGAAAAAAACTGACAAAGAAAAAGTACACGGGAATGCTTACAAGATTCTTGTTAAACCATTAATTACCGAAAAGGCTAGCATAGAAGGGGCTCTAGGAAAATATACTTTTGAGGTTGCAATTAATACAAATAAAGTTGAAGTAGCAAAATCTTTTGAAGAAGTTTACGGAATTAAACCAACTGCTATTAATGTTATCAAGATGGAAGGCAAAAAGGTTAGGCATGGAAAAAGTATTGGCAGAAGGAAGGATTGGAAAAAAGCTATCGTTACTCTTCCGAAGGGGAAGACAATAAATCTTTACGAAGGAGTTTAG
- the rplD gene encoding 50S ribosomal protein L4, whose product MLKASIYNQKAEVVGDINLPENIFGVKVKESLVHQAVVAQMSNERQILAHTKQRADVRGGGKKPWKQKGTGRARAGSSRSPIWIGGGVAFGPLKNRNFSKDLNLKMKRAALFMALSDKLAEKNVAILDKIVSENFKTKEFDKVVASFEKGILKNESKVKKEEADPKDGKKKVLKVKRSVLLINANNEEKDKYSANNLAGIKLINLDNINIVDLLRYKKLIITVDAIKKIEQRYK is encoded by the coding sequence ATGCTTAAAGCTAGTATTTACAATCAAAAAGCAGAAGTAGTTGGAGACATAAACTTACCAGAGAATATTTTTGGAGTAAAAGTGAAAGAAAGTTTAGTCCACCAAGCAGTTGTTGCTCAAATGTCTAATGAAAGACAAATTTTAGCTCATACAAAACAAAGAGCCGATGTTCGTGGTGGTGGTAAAAAACCTTGGAAACAAAAAGGAACAGGTAGAGCTAGGGCAGGTTCAAGCAGAAGTCCTATTTGGATTGGTGGTGGTGTTGCTTTCGGACCCTTAAAAAATAGGAATTTTTCAAAAGACTTAAATTTGAAAATGAAAAGAGCGGCTTTGTTTATGGCTCTTTCAGATAAGCTAGCAGAAAAGAATGTTGCAATTTTAGATAAAATAGTATCTGAAAATTTTAAAACCAAAGAATTTGATAAAGTTGTTGCAAGTTTTGAAAAAGGAATTTTAAAAAATGAATCAAAGGTTAAAAAAGAAGAAGCTGACCCTAAAGATGGTAAAAAGAAAGTATTAAAGGTAAAAAGAAGCGTGCTTCTTATTAATGCAAATAATGAAGAGAAAGATAAATATTCAGCAAACAATCTAGCTGGTATTAAATTAATAAATCTTGATAATATTAATATCGTTGATTTGTTAAGATACAAAAAACTAATCATTACAGTTGATGCAATCAAAAAAATCGAACAAAGATATAAGTAA
- the rplC gene encoding 50S ribosomal protein L3: MKFILGKKIEMTQMWRDDVAVAVTKVEVGPCTVVQIKNDKKDGYSAVQVGYGIKKEKNIKKPQIGHFKGLDNFRYLKEFRVKAQEISLKRGDRFDVTSFEVGDSINLSSVSKGKGFQGVVKRHGFAGQITTHGTKDQVRMPGSIGATGPAHVFKGTRMGGRMGGDQVTFNGGVIIDIDVEKNILYIKGGVPGARNSLVSFNAPGEVKVLEEVKDKKPEEKKEKAKEEKKDKKVEEAPIEAKEEVKEDNKK; the protein is encoded by the coding sequence ATGAAATTTATTTTAGGAAAAAAAATTGAGATGACTCAAATGTGGAGAGATGACGTAGCAGTAGCAGTTACAAAAGTTGAAGTTGGTCCATGTACAGTTGTCCAGATAAAAAACGATAAAAAAGATGGTTATTCAGCGGTTCAAGTTGGGTATGGTATTAAAAAAGAAAAAAATATCAAAAAACCTCAAATCGGGCACTTTAAAGGGCTCGATAATTTTAGATATTTAAAAGAGTTTAGAGTTAAAGCCCAAGAAATCTCCCTCAAGAGAGGTGATAGATTTGATGTTACTAGTTTTGAAGTAGGAGATTCTATTAACTTGAGCTCTGTTTCAAAAGGTAAAGGTTTTCAAGGGGTTGTTAAAAGACATGGTTTCGCTGGTCAAATCACAACTCATGGTACAAAGGATCAAGTAAGAATGCCTGGGTCTATTGGTGCGACTGGACCGGCTCATGTTTTTAAAGGAACAAGAATGGGTGGCAGAATGGGCGGAGATCAAGTTACTTTTAATGGAGGTGTGATTATTGATATAGATGTTGAAAAAAATATTCTCTACATCAAGGGAGGAGTTCCTGGTGCTAGAAATTCTCTTGTTTCATTCAACGCTCCTGGAGAGGTTAAAGTTTTGGAAGAAGTTAAAGATAAAAAGCCTGAAGAGAAGAAAGAGAAAGCGAAAGAAGAAAAAAAAGATAAAAAAGTGGAAGAAGCCCCAATTGAAGCAAAAGAAGAGGTGAAAGAAGATAATAAAAAATAA
- the rpsJ gene encoding 30S ribosomal protein S10, producing the protein MPKDTKKESTENEDSKQKIRIRIKAFDHKIIDQSTRKIIETAERSGAQIFGPIPLPTEKKKYTVMRSTFVHKDARDQYEMRTHKRLIDIIEPSAKTIEDLTSLSLPAGVDVEIKM; encoded by the coding sequence ATGCCAAAAGACACAAAAAAAGAAAGCACAGAGAATGAAGATTCTAAACAAAAAATTAGAATTAGAATTAAGGCTTTTGATCATAAAATCATTGATCAATCTACAAGGAAAATCATCGAAACAGCAGAAAGAAGTGGAGCTCAAATTTTTGGACCCATCCCTCTTCCAACTGAAAAGAAAAAGTATACAGTTATGAGATCCACTTTTGTTCATAAGGATGCTCGTGATCAGTATGAGATGAGGACACATAAAAGATTGATTGATATTATTGAACCATCAGCTAAAACCATTGAAGATTTGACTAGTCTTAGCTTACCAGCTGGGGTTGACGTCGAGATAAAAATGTAG
- the tuf gene encoding elongation factor Tu produces the protein MAEIFDRSLPHVNIGTIGHVDHGKTTLTAAILAVLTAAGKMASSKDISQIDAAPEEKERGITIATAHVEYQTDKRHYAHVDCPGHADYVKNMITGAAQMDGAIIVVAATDGPMPQTREHIVLARQVGVPYIVVFLNKCDMVEDKELIDLVEEEVKDLLNKYEFPGDETPIIRGSALKALENPTGDDAKPVLDLMDAVDSFIPNPVRDVEKPFLMPIEDVFSIEGRGTVVTGRIERGLLKINTEVEIVGIRDTAKTTVTGIEMFNKQLTEGQAGDNAGILLRGTKKDDVERGQVLAIPGTVTPHTEFEAQVYILSKDEGGRHKPFFKGYKPQFYIRTTDVTGEIELPAGTEMVMPGDTVNINVKLIAPVALEEKQRFAIREGGRTVGAGAVVKITK, from the coding sequence ATGGCGGAAATTTTCGACAGATCATTACCACATGTCAACATTGGTACAATTGGCCACGTTGACCATGGTAAGACTACATTAACTGCAGCAATCTTAGCTGTGCTAACAGCTGCGGGCAAAATGGCATCTAGCAAAGACATTAGTCAAATAGATGCTGCTCCAGAAGAAAAAGAACGTGGTATTACAATTGCTACTGCTCACGTTGAATATCAAACAGACAAGCGTCACTACGCTCACGTTGACTGTCCAGGTCATGCTGATTATGTAAAGAACATGATTACTGGTGCTGCTCAAATGGACGGTGCTATCATTGTGGTAGCTGCAACAGATGGTCCCATGCCTCAAACAAGAGAGCATATTGTGCTAGCTAGACAAGTTGGTGTTCCATATATTGTTGTATTTCTAAACAAATGTGACATGGTTGAAGATAAAGAACTCATTGACCTTGTTGAAGAAGAAGTAAAAGATTTATTGAATAAATACGAATTCCCTGGAGATGAAACTCCAATCATTAGAGGTTCGGCTCTAAAGGCTTTAGAGAATCCAACAGGAGATGATGCAAAACCTGTATTAGATCTAATGGATGCTGTTGATTCATTTATCCCAAATCCTGTAAGAGATGTTGAAAAACCTTTTTTAATGCCTATTGAAGATGTATTTTCAATTGAAGGTAGAGGAACTGTTGTAACAGGGAGAATCGAAAGAGGACTTCTAAAAATTAATACAGAAGTTGAAATCGTTGGTATAAGAGATACAGCAAAAACTACAGTTACTGGAATTGAGATGTTTAATAAACAACTTACTGAAGGTCAAGCTGGTGATAATGCTGGTATTCTTTTGAGAGGTACAAAGAAAGATGACGTAGAGAGAGGTCAAGTATTGGCTATCCCTGGAACTGTCACTCCTCATACTGAATTTGAAGCTCAAGTATATATCCTATCTAAGGATGAAGGCGGAAGACACAAACCTTTCTTTAAAGGTTATAAGCCACAATTCTATATCAGAACTACTGATGTAACTGGAGAGATTGAATTACCAGCAGGAACTGAAATGGTTATGCCTGGTGATACTGTTAACATTAATGTTAAACTTATTGCTCCTGTTGCCCTAGAAGAAAAGCAAAGATTTGCTATTCGTGAAGGTGGAAGAACAGTTGGTGCTGGTGCAGTTGTAAAAATCACAAAATAG
- the fusA gene encoding elongation factor G yields the protein MAREFSLEKTRNIGIMAHIDAGKTTFTERVLFYTGKKHKIGETHTGESDMDWMEQEKERGITITSAATTCFWADNRINIIDTPGHVDFTVEVERSLRVLDGAVAVFDGSAGVEPQSETVWRQADKYQVPRLCFVNKMDKMGADFEMSLASIRDRLSSKAVAIQLPIGSENDHKGVVDLLTQKAYEFEGGFGEKIIEVEIPEEMKTIVEKYRAELIERVVEVDDTLTEKYLSGEEITIDELSAAIRKGVIANELYPVYAGSALQNVGVQLVLDGVVKYLPSPLDVPALEAMNVNDEEKKILVNPSDDEGFTALAFKVATDPFVGRLTFVRVYSGVLQSGSYVYNTTSGAKERIGRLVRMHANHREEVKEVYAGDIAAVIGFKDTVTGNTLTSGDRKLILESITFPEPVIKIAVEPKTKADQEKMGMALQKLAEEDPTFRVETDEETNQTLISGMGELHLDIIVDRMKREFKVEANVGQPQVSYRETIRTSAEQEHKYAKQSGGRGQYGHVYLRVEPNIEGGGFEFKDEIKGGSIPREYIPAIEKGVREAMDQGVLANYPMVDVKVAVYDGSYHEVDSSEAAFKMASIFAFKDACRKAGAVILEPVMKVEVTTPEDYMGSVVGDISSKRGQIDQMSDRGKIKVIDAKVPLSEMFGYSTDLRSMSQGRANYSMEFLQYEEVPKNIAEKIMGDRAKK from the coding sequence ATGGCTCGAGAATTTTCATTAGAAAAAACAAGAAATATTGGTATCATGGCCCACATTGATGCTGGAAAAACTACGTTCACCGAGCGTGTTTTATTTTATACAGGGAAAAAACATAAAATTGGCGAAACGCATACTGGTGAATCTGATATGGATTGGATGGAACAAGAGAAAGAAAGAGGTATCACCATTACATCAGCGGCTACTACTTGTTTTTGGGCTGACAATAGAATAAATATTATTGACACTCCTGGTCACGTTGACTTTACTGTTGAAGTAGAGCGTTCCCTGCGTGTTCTTGATGGCGCTGTCGCTGTTTTTGATGGATCTGCTGGTGTTGAGCCACAATCTGAAACTGTTTGGAGACAAGCTGATAAATATCAAGTGCCAAGACTTTGCTTTGTGAATAAAATGGATAAGATGGGAGCAGACTTTGAAATGAGTTTAGCTTCTATTCGAGATAGATTGAGTTCAAAGGCAGTTGCTATTCAACTTCCAATTGGATCAGAAAATGATCACAAGGGTGTTGTTGATTTACTTACTCAAAAAGCCTATGAGTTTGAAGGAGGATTTGGTGAAAAAATAATTGAAGTTGAAATACCAGAAGAAATGAAAACAATCGTTGAAAAATATAGAGCTGAATTAATTGAAAGAGTAGTTGAGGTAGACGACACTTTGACAGAAAAATATTTAAGTGGAGAGGAAATTACAATTGATGAACTTAGTGCAGCTATCAGAAAAGGTGTTATCGCGAATGAATTATATCCAGTTTATGCTGGTTCAGCCTTGCAAAATGTTGGAGTACAATTAGTGCTTGACGGTGTAGTAAAATATCTACCATCACCCCTAGATGTTCCTGCTCTTGAAGCTATGAATGTGAACGATGAAGAAAAGAAGATTCTAGTCAATCCTAGTGATGATGAAGGTTTCACTGCCCTGGCTTTTAAGGTTGCTACTGATCCATTCGTAGGAAGATTAACTTTTGTAAGAGTTTATTCTGGTGTTCTTCAATCTGGTTCTTATGTTTATAATACAACAAGTGGAGCTAAAGAAAGAATTGGAAGACTTGTAAGAATGCATGCCAATCACAGAGAAGAAGTAAAAGAGGTTTATGCTGGAGATATTGCTGCTGTTATTGGATTTAAAGATACAGTTACTGGGAATACTTTAACAAGCGGGGATAGAAAATTAATTCTAGAATCGATTACATTTCCTGAACCTGTTATTAAAATTGCTGTTGAGCCAAAAACAAAAGCTGATCAAGAAAAAATGGGGATGGCTTTGCAAAAATTAGCCGAAGAAGATCCTACATTTAGAGTAGAAACTGACGAGGAAACAAATCAGACTTTGATTTCAGGAATGGGTGAACTTCACCTAGATATTATTGTAGATAGAATGAAGAGAGAATTTAAAGTAGAAGCTAACGTCGGTCAGCCACAAGTATCATATAGAGAAACAATTAGAACATCAGCTGAGCAAGAACATAAATATGCTAAACAATCTGGTGGACGTGGTCAATACGGACATGTTTATTTGCGTGTTGAGCCAAATATCGAAGGCGGTGGTTTTGAATTTAAAGATGAAATTAAAGGTGGATCTATTCCAAGAGAATATATTCCAGCTATTGAAAAAGGTGTTCGAGAAGCTATGGACCAAGGTGTCCTTGCTAACTATCCAATGGTTGATGTAAAAGTTGCCGTTTATGATGGTTCTTACCATGAAGTTGATTCAAGTGAAGCAGCTTTTAAAATGGCCTCAATTTTTGCCTTCAAGGACGCTTGTAGAAAAGCCGGTGCTGTAATACTTGAGCCAGTCATGAAAGTCGAAGTTACTACCCCAGAAGATTATATGGGAAGTGTTGTTGGTGATATCAGTTCAAAGAGAGGTCAAATTGATCAAATGTCAGATAGAGGAAAAATAAAAGTGATTGATGCTAAAGTACCATTATCAGAAATGTTTGGCTACTCAACAGACCTTCGTTCCATGAGTCAAGGTAGAGCAAATTATTCTATGGAATTTTTACAATATGAAGAAGTTCCAAAAAATATTGCAGAGAAAATTATGGGAGATAGAGCAAAGAAATAA
- the rpsG gene encoding 30S ribosomal protein S7, which produces MRGKQAPKRKIDGDVKFNDFDVAKFINYIMKDGKKTTAQRVVYDAFEIVKKETKQDPRHIFNKALKKISPLLEVRGKRVGGANYQVPFQVRGERRFTLGCRWIIEASKAKKGKSMAENLADEIVLASKGEGAAVRKRETVHKMAESNRAFAHFSR; this is translated from the coding sequence ATGAGAGGTAAGCAAGCTCCAAAAAGAAAAATTGACGGTGATGTTAAATTCAATGATTTTGATGTCGCTAAGTTCATAAATTACATAATGAAGGACGGTAAAAAAACTACTGCTCAAAGAGTTGTTTATGATGCTTTTGAAATAGTTAAAAAAGAAACAAAACAAGATCCAAGACACATTTTCAATAAAGCCCTAAAAAAGATTTCTCCATTACTTGAAGTTAGGGGTAAAAGAGTTGGTGGTGCTAACTACCAAGTTCCTTTCCAAGTAAGAGGGGAGAGAAGATTCACTCTAGGTTGTCGTTGGATAATTGAAGCTTCAAAAGCTAAAAAAGGAAAATCAATGGCAGAGAATCTAGCCGATGAAATAGTTTTGGCATCAAAAGGTGAAGGAGCAGCTGTAAGAAAGAGAGAAACAGTTCATAAGATGGCTGAGTCAAACAGAGCATTCGCTCATTTTTCAAGATAA
- the rpsL gene encoding 30S ribosomal protein S12 produces MPTMNQLVRIGRKKTTSKSKYPALQSTLDTLHRKRTELKKGAPFRRGVCLKVTTTTPKKPNSALRKIARVRLSNGMEVTAYIPGMGHNLQEHSIVLVKGGKTKDLPGVRYKVIRGVYDTQGVQGRKQSRSKYGAKLDKKAS; encoded by the coding sequence ATGCCAACAATGAACCAATTAGTTCGAATAGGACGAAAAAAAACAACTTCAAAAAGTAAGTACCCAGCACTACAATCAACTCTTGATACTCTTCATAGAAAGAGAACTGAGTTAAAAAAAGGAGCTCCATTTAGAAGAGGGGTTTGTTTGAAGGTTACAACAACTACACCAAAGAAACCTAACTCAGCTTTGCGTAAGATTGCTCGTGTTAGACTTTCTAATGGAATGGAAGTTACAGCCTATATTCCAGGAATGGGACATAACCTACAAGAACATTCAATTGTATTGGTTAAAGGTGGTAAAACAAAAGATTTACCGGGTGTACGTTACAAAGTGATTCGTGGTGTTTATGATACTCAAGGTGTACAAGGAAGAAAACAGTCTAGATCAAAATACGGTGCTAAATTAGATAAGAAAGCATCCTAG
- a CDS encoding transposase produces MSTRNRISIPNETYFITFTILGWKNIFVQDKYFDLIYRWFDYVKEKYNNTIYSYVIMPNHIHLLIKISAKSPTLSVLIMNAKRFLAYDIVKFLKEDNKSEFLDFFNQNARKNVGAKHKLFENRFDSLIIQSEKFFLEKLNYIHKNPCNKHWRLADSPENFKHSSASNYTLGKGHYDIDVMDI; encoded by the coding sequence ATGTCAACGAGAAACAGAATATCTATTCCGAATGAAACATATTTTATAACATTCACTATTCTTGGGTGGAAGAATATTTTTGTTCAAGATAAATACTTTGATTTAATATACAGGTGGTTTGACTATGTGAAGGAGAAATACAACAACACCATTTATTCATACGTGATAATGCCAAATCACATTCATTTGCTAATAAAAATATCAGCTAAATCACCTACACTTTCGGTGTTAATAATGAACGCTAAACGATTTCTGGCATACGACATAGTTAAGTTCTTGAAAGAGGATAATAAAAGTGAATTTTTAGATTTTTTTAATCAAAATGCGAGGAAGAATGTTGGGGCCAAACATAAGCTATTTGAAAACAGATTCGATTCATTAATTATCCAAAGTGAGAAATTCTTCCTTGAAAAACTTAACTATATCCACAAAAATCCCTGCAACAAACATTGGAGACTAGCAGATTCTCCTGAAAATTTTAAACACTCCAGCGCATCAAACTATACTCTCGGGAAAGGTCACTATGATATTGATGTTATGGATATATAA
- a CDS encoding site-2 protease family protein, protein MDIQIVIFSVVVLIYSAIIHEYMHGWMAERLGDTTAKDEGRLTMNPIPHIDPIGSLLLPFILISTGASFVFGWAKPVPFNPNNLRDRIYGGAKVAAAGPFANLIMALFFGLVLRIILATQPFFVNQMMFDFIVIIVQINLLLMIFNLMPIPPLDGSKILMPFLPYHWKIRFLKMEQYGFILVLAFVMVGFQFIIPVISFLFRLIVGA, encoded by the coding sequence ATGGATATACAAATTGTAATTTTTTCAGTAGTAGTTCTTATATATTCGGCTATTATTCATGAATATATGCATGGTTGGATGGCTGAAAGACTGGGGGATACTACCGCCAAGGATGAGGGGAGACTAACTATGAATCCGATACCACATATAGACCCAATTGGGTCACTACTTTTGCCTTTTATCTTAATATCAACAGGAGCCTCTTTTGTCTTCGGTTGGGCGAAACCAGTTCCTTTTAATCCAAACAATTTGCGAGACAGAATTTATGGAGGAGCGAAAGTAGCGGCTGCTGGACCCTTCGCTAACCTAATAATGGCCTTGTTTTTTGGTTTGGTTTTGAGAATTATTCTTGCTACTCAACCATTTTTTGTAAATCAAATGATGTTTGATTTTATAGTGATAATAGTCCAAATCAATCTTCTTTTAATGATTTTTAATCTAATGCCAATTCCGCCTCTAGATGGCTCAAAAATACTAATGCCGTTCCTGCCTTATCATTGGAAGATACGATTTTTGAAAATGGAGCAATATGGGTTTATTTTAGTGCTAGCTTTTGTGATGGTTGGTTTTCAATTTATAATTCCTGTGATTAGTTTTTTGTTTAGGTTGATTGTGGGGGCTTAA
- a CDS encoding 50S ribosomal protein L28, whose protein sequence is MARQCELCGRGSSKDASRSHSNIKTIKRQYINLQTKKIGDKKYKVCTSCLRTLAKA, encoded by the coding sequence ATGGCAAGGCAATGTGAATTGTGTGGAAGAGGTTCATCTAAGGATGCTTCAAGATCTCACTCAAATATTAAAACAATCAAAAGACAATACATAAATTTGCAAACTAAAAAAATTGGCGACAAAAAATACAAAGTTTGCACTTCATGTTTAAGAACTCTAGCGAAAGCTTAA